One part of the Lotus japonicus ecotype B-129 chromosome 2, LjGifu_v1.2 genome encodes these proteins:
- the LOC130739342 gene encoding FACT complex subunit SSRP1, with the protein MTDGGHLFNNITLGGRGGTNPGQIKIFSGGIAWKRQGGGKSIEIDKADIMGVTWMKVPRTNQLGVQIKDGLYYKFTGFRDQDVVSLTSFFQNNFGISVDEKQLSVSGRNWGEVDLNGNMLAFMVGSKQSFEVSLADVSQTTLQGKNDVMLEFHVDDTTGANEKDSLMELSFHIPNSNTQYVGDENHTPAQVFRDKIMSMADVGAGGEDSVVTFDGIAVLTPRGRYSVELHLSFLRLQGQANDFKIQYSSVVRLFLLPKSNQPHTFVIVSLDPPIRKGQTLYPHIVMQFETDVVFQSELAINEDLYNTKYKDKLELSYKGLIHEVFTTILRGLSGAKVTKPGKFRSCLDGYAVKSSLKAEDGILYPLEKSFFFLPKPPTLILHEEVDYVEFERHAAGGSNMHYFDLLIRLKSEQEHLFRNIQRNEYHNLYSFIREKGLKIMNLGGAQPTVGMAQVLENDDDDAVDPHLERIKNEAGGDESDEEDEDFVLDKDDGGSPTDDSGGDDSDGSDSGDEKEKPAKKEPKKDLPSKASTSKKKPRDADEDGKKKKQKKKKDPNAPKRAMSGFMFFSQMERENLKKTNPGISFTDVGRVLGEKWKKMSTEEKEPYEVKARADKKRYMDEISGYKNPQPMNVDSGNESDSP; encoded by the exons ATGACAGACGGTGGTCACCTCTTCAACAACATCACCCTCGGCGGCCGCGGCGGCACG AATCCAGGGCAGATAAAAATATTCTCTGGAGGAATTGCATGGAAAAGACAGGGGGGTGGTAAATCAATTGAGATTGATAAAGCTGATATAATGGGGGTCACATGGATGAAAGTTCCAAGGACTAATCAGCTTGGTGTTCAGATCAAAGATGGGCTGTACTACAAATTTACTGGATTCCGTGATCAG GATGTTGTAAGCTTGACCAGTTTTTTCCAAAATAACTTTGGAATATCTGTAGATGAGAAGCAGCTTTCTGTTAGTGGGCGCAATTGGGGAGAAGTTGATCTAAATG GAAATATGCTGGCATTCATGGTTGGTTCAAAGCAATCTTTCGAGGTGTCTTTAGCTGATGTCTCTCAAACGACGCTTCAAGGGAAAAATGATGTGATGTTGGAGTTCCATGTGGATGACACAACTGGAGCTAATGAG AAAGATTCATTGATGGAGTTAAGTTTCCATATACCAAATTCCAATACCCAGTATGTTGGCGATGAAAATCATACTCCTGCTCAG gttttccgtgataaaataatGTCTATGGCTGATGTCGGTGCTGGAGGTGAAGATTCTGTTGTTACATTTGATGGTATTGCAGTCCTTACACCAAG AGGACGTTACAGTGTTGAGTTACACCTGTCATTCTTGCGGCTTCAAGGACAGGCTAATGATTTTAAAATCCAATATAGCAGTGTGGTTCGCCTATTTTTACTTCCTAAG TCCAATCAGCCACATACTTTTGTCATTGTTAGTCTTGATCCCCCTATTCGGAAAGGACAAACTTTGTACCCTCATATTGTGATGCAG TTTGAAACTGATGTTGTTTTTCAAAGTGAATTGGCAATAAACGAAGATCTTTATAACACTAAGTACAAGGACAAGTTGGAGCTGTCTTATAAG GGGCTAATCCATGAAGTGTTCACCACAATATTACGTGGCTTATCTGGGGCTAAAGTTACCAAGCCTGGAAAATTTAGGAGTTGTCTAGATGGTTATGCAGTGAAATCATCTTTGAAAGCTGAAGATGGAATTCTGTATCCCCTTGAGAAGAGCTTCTTTTTCCTACCTAAACCTCCCACTCTTATTCTTCATGAAGAG GTTGACTATGTAGAATTTGAGCGACATGCTGCCGGTGGTTCAAATATGCATTATTTTGACCTTCTTATCAGATTAAAATCTGAGCAAGAGCATCTCTTCCGCAATATTCAGAGAAATGAATACCATAATTTGTATAGTTTTATCAG GGAAAAGGGCTTAAAAATTATGAACTTAGGAGGTGCCCAGCCAACTGTTGGTATGGCTCAAGTTCttgagaatgatgatgatgatgctgttGATCCACATCTAGAGCGCATTAAAAATGAAGCTGGTGGAGATGAAAGTGATGAGGAG GATGAAGATTTTGTTCTTGACAAGGATGATGGAGGTTCTCCTACTGATGATTCTGGGGGGGATGATTCTGATGGTAGTGATAGTGGTGATGAGAAAGAG AAGCCTGCCAAAAAGGAACCAAAGAAGGATCTGCCTTCTAAGGCATCTACTTCtaagaagaagccaagagatGCTGATGAAGatggaaagaagaaaaaacagaagaagaaaaaggaccCAAATGCACCCAAGAGGGCAATGTCTGGTTTCATGTTCTTTTCGCAAATGGAAAGAGAG AATCTAAAGAAAACTAATCCTGGAATTTCATTTACGGATGTTGGGAGAGTACTTGGAGAGAAATGGAAAAAGATGTCAA CGGAGGAGAAAGAACCATATGAGGTAAAAGCCCGTGCCGATAAGAAACGGTATATGGATGAGATTAGTGGCTACAAGAATCCACAACCGATGAATGTTGATTCAGGAAATGAATCTGACAGTCCCTAA
- the LOC130739343 gene encoding uncharacterized protein LOC130739343, whose protein sequence is MSSTTTTTTTLFLVLSLVVLSIAAAPIIGLDSFLTHQSRIDPRASNDSFLSLPSSIKKSLSTPSPLSLSLSLPPIPISLSIHLIGDFPSDTSSLLSSFLSPSSATSFHVITPFDHSLSLQHTLHLHVTHHPPLSSQISQTLRSLLHSTTASLRSTLLPIPFSPIDEIIKQHFLSSEPLHNQHHLYLINLPNSDPKPSDHKPYAYTYSPSAADSSPSFTNCLGTFWTSDQRYFWIDLAAGPVDYGPAISGDGVIPRGEFHPFATLHSLRPKSDKALVADIASLISSAYQVFLAPSLRIPVVFDNTLVVQFIHIYSGEEKDKDLSGLDWKAIEKSFRDEGKGNGLLLGDQKLSFNVYDIKYSECPVCSFAVSRAMNSFTSRFLFDNYTLIVSEYLDSKRLHQILSDSADEVRKMGGVPEEDFGRVVPVYVFDLDHTSLLLLDRYHQSVAFKDMVIAVRTRNTQTVSDYSCNGRHVFTHTRELERPLVGSILQSMWGVSPTHMSWSPRHNSTLVDYTWSMGQTPFGPFSQLSSLSFVQKDAAKRNVLLTSLNYSISSAMDVLQSIETHGGDRKLLKQKQHAEFVQRLNLFKYKLNKAVSALSHLDFEMALFYYRSSDHDLYAIHSIVYHASQEIEASLVCFKDPAFPWFSASMSAAAFLALSYVYAKRDKLFRNKRKQF, encoded by the coding sequence ATgtcatccaccaccaccaccaccaccaccctatttCTGGTGCTGTCACTGGTTGTTCTAAGCATCGCCGCCGCCCCCATCATCGGCCTAGACTCCTTCCTGACCCACCAATCCCGCATCGACCCTCGCGCCTCCAACGATTCCTTCCTCTCCCTCCCTTCCTCCATCAAGAAATCCCTCTCTACTCCATcacctctctccctctccctctctctccctcCCATCCCCATCTCCCTCTCCATCCACCTCATCGGCGACTTCCCCTCCGACACCTCCTCCCTcctctcctccttcctctcccCCTCCTCCGCCACCTCCTTCCACGTCATCACCCCCTTCGACCACTCCCTCTCCCTCCAACACACCCTCCACCTCCATGTCACCCACCACCCCCCTCTCTCCTCCCAAATCTCCCAAACCCTCCGCTCCCTCCTCCACTCCACCACCGCCTCCCTCCGCTCCACCCTCCTCCCTATCCCCTTCTCCCCCATCGACGAAATCATCAAGCAACACTTCCTCTCCTCTGAACCTCTCCACAACCAGCACCACCTCTACCTCATCAACCTCCCCAACTCCGATCCCAAACCCTCCGATCACAAACCCTACGCTTACACCTACTCCCCCTCCGCCGCAGACTCCTCCCCCTCCTTCACCAACTGCCTCGGCACCTTCTGGACCTCCGACCAACGCTACTTCTGGATCGACCTCGCCGCCGGACCTGTCGACTACGGCCCTGCTATCTCCGGCGACGGTGTCATCCCTCGCGGCGAGTTTCACCCCTTCGCTACTCTCCACTCCCTCCGCCCCAAGTCTGACAAGGCACTCGTTGCTGACATCGCCTCACTCATCTCCAGTGCCTACCAGGTTTTTCTAGCGCCCTCTTTGAGAATCCCTGTGGTTTTTGATAATACCCTTGTTGTTCAGTTTATTCATATTTACTCCGGCGAGGAGAAAGATAAGGATTTGAGTGGTTTGGATTGGAAGGCAATTGAGAAGAGCTTCAGGGATGAGGGTAAGGGGAATGGGCTTCTTTTAGGGGATCAGAAGTTGAGTTTCAATGTTTATGATATCAAGTACTCGGAGTGCCCCGTTTGTTCGTTCGCGGTTTCTAGAGCGATGAATTCGTTTACTTCTAGGTTCTTGTTTGATAACTATACTTTGATTGTGAGTGAGTATTTGGACTCCAAGCGGTTGCATCAGATACTGTCAGATTCGGCTGATGAGGTCAGGAAGATGGGTGGGGTGCCTGAGGAGGATTTTGGGAGGGTTGTTCCTGTGTATGTCTTTGATTTGGATCACACCTCGCTGCTGCTTTTGGACCGGTATCATCAGTCTGTTGCTTTTAAGGACATGGTGATCGCGGTTAGGACCAGGAACACCCAGACTGTGAGTGATTATAGCTGTAATGGGCGGCATGTGTTCACGCACACGAGGGAGCTTGAGCGGCCCCTGGTTGGATCCATTTTGCAGAGCATGTGGGGGGTGTCGCCGACACATATGTCTTGGAGCCCTAGGCACAATAGTACTTTGGTGGACTACACTTGGAGTATGGGGCAGACCCCGTTTGGGCCGTTCTCCCAGTTGTCATCCCTGTCTTTTGTGCAGAAGGATGCAGCAAAGAGGAATGTTCTGTTGACGTCTTTGAACTATAGCATATCGAGTGCTATGGATGTTCTTCAGTCCATAGAAACGCACGGTGGGGACAGGAAACTGCTCAAGCAAAAGCAGCATGCTGAGTTTGTCCAGAGATTGAACCTCTTCAAGTACAAGCTCAACAAGGCGGTATCTGCATTGTCGCATCTGGATTTTGAGATGGCTTTGTTTTACTATAGGTCTTCTGATCATGATCTGTATGCCATTCACTCCATCGTGTATCACGCCTCTCAAGAAATTGAGGCATCCCTTGTGTGCTTTAAGGACCCTGCATTTCCCTGGTTTTCAGCTTCAATGTCTGCAGCGGCTTTCCTTGCTCTCTCTTATGTTTATGCAAAACGGGATAAACTTTTCAGAAACAAAAGGAAGCAATTTTGA
- the LOC130739344 gene encoding AP2-like ethylene-responsive transcription factor At1g16060 produces MEIVIKHEENKRKSWMSMAEEVFKVAPGAKRRRREPPPADNKGQKQQLLPQQQVEQNSTTNTTTKRSSRFRGVSRHRWTGRYEAHLWDKLSWNMTQKKKGKQVYLGAYDEEESAARAYDLAALKYWGTSTFTNFPISDYEKQIEIMQTMTKEEYLATLRRKSSGFSRGASKYRGVARHHHNGRWEARIGRVFGNKYLYLGTYRTQEEAARAYDIAAIECRGISAVTNFDLSTYIRWLNLSAGNISETKLEPTVVQESQTVANTEGYKSLAINSSTYNSEYLNSPQKHEVFENKTYQFSSPNSSSPTALGLLLRSTVFRELVEKNLNISEDETDGEDTKDQQPHAASDDELAGIFHDGTGHISPFCNPNRDNLEMQGDMQSSLLKRSVSPQSQGAKVLDNPHYHC; encoded by the exons ATGGAAATAGTGATAAAGCATGAAGAGAACAAGAGGAAGAGCTGGATGTCCATGGCGGAAGAAGTGTTTAAAGTAGCTCCGGGTGCCAAGAGACGGCGAAGAGAGCCTCCTCCAGCTGATAACAAAGGTCAAAAGCAACAGTTGCTGCCACAGCAACAAGTTGAACAAAATTCTACTACCAACACTACTACAAAGAGAAGTTCAAGATTTAGGGGTGTCAGCAG ACATAGATGGACGGGTAGATATGAAGCACACTTATGGGACAAGCTCTCTTGGAACATGACCCAAAAGAAGAAAGGGAAGCAAG TTTACCTTG GGGcttatgatgaagaagaatcagcAGCCAGAGCATATGATCTAGCTGCACTGAAGTACTGGGGAACATCAACTTTCACCAATTTTCCT ATTTCAGATTATGAGAAACAGATAGAGATAATGCAAACTATGACAAAAGAGGAGTACTTGGCTACTCTAAGGAG AAAGAGTAGTGGCTTTTCAAGAGGTGCATCAAAGTATAGGGGTGTTGCAAG GCACCATCACAATGGTAGATGGGAAGCAAGGATtgggagggtttttggaaacaAATATCTCTACCTTGGCACCTATA GGACCCAAGAGGAAGCTGCTCGTGCTTATGACATAGCGGCCATCGAGTGCAGAGGGATCAGTGCTGTGACCAATTTCGACTTGAGTACTTACATAAGATGGTTAAATCTTTCAGCAGGAAATATCTCAGAAACAAAACTAGAACCAACAGTAGTACAGGAGTCTCAGACAGTGGCAAACACAGAAGGGTACAAATCCTTGGCCATTAACAGCTCTACTTACAATTCGGAGTATCTGAATTCCCCTCAAAAGCATGAAGTGTTCGAGAACAAAACATACCAATTCTCCAGCCCTAACTCATCTTCTCCAACTGCACTTGGGCTCCTTCTTCGCTCTACAGTATTCAGAGAATTGGTTGAAAAGAATTTGAACATATCTGAGGATGAAACTGATGGGGAAGACACAAAAGATCAACAGCCGCATGCAGCTAGTGATGATGAGTTGGCTGGGATCTTTCATGATGGAACTGGTCATATATCACCTTTCTGTAATCCCAACAGAGACAACTTAGAAATGCAAGGAGACATGCAGTCCAGTTTATTAAAGAGAAGTGTCAGCCCTCAAAGTCAAGGTGCAAAAGTGCTAGATAATCCACACTACCATTGCTGA